One genomic segment of Scophthalmus maximus strain ysfricsl-2021 chromosome 3, ASM2237912v1, whole genome shotgun sequence includes these proteins:
- the LOC118317020 gene encoding serine/threonine-protein phosphatase 4 regulatory subunit 2 isoform X5 codes for MRSRHCTALHCQQLLCWLASQLATCYCQLASCFLTGGLGHTVMDIDALLEAFQDFEKKGKKETCPVLEQFLCHVAKTGQPPILWPQLKDYFMFKLEKVMEDFQASSPEQRGLHNPNVEYVPYQEMKTRILKIVDGYKGIPFTIQRLCELLMDPKRNYAGTEKFLRGLEKNVMVVSCVYPTSECFVPVYVSPRKNGASSVNRMNGVMFPGSSSLYSDSQNVNGPALPKSLNRPKLSLSTLLPTNGLPDRPVGKEPAMSTEEVVRHHVSDSSQSESEMTPNSGTKNKHPEEEEEEEEDSDADKQDVKRLKFDETESEEKESPCHKGSESSSSESSKDSCGDEDQSGSSCDTTCDRDPRSPGTEILCGTGEEVHGVVDQPEPPAPSGESTSSERDNDDSSSSVVNSDGESPPSDKPVPSSPPSSSSSSSSSPDRSAEGDADGSHSTDAAVEPGEHD; via the exons ATGCGCAGTcgtcactgcactgcactgcactgccaGCAGCTGCTTTGTTGgttagctagccagctagctacgTGCTACTGCCAACTAGCTAGTTGTTTCCTGACAGGGGGACTGggacacacagttatggacatCGACGCGTTGCTGGAAGCGTTTCAAG ATTttgagaagaaggggaagaaagagaccTGTCCTGTACTAGAGCAGTTCCTGTGCCATGTTGCCAAGACGGGTCAGCCGCC GATCCTGTGGCCCCAGTTAAAAGATTACTTCATGTTTAAGTTGGAAAAAGTCATGGAGGACTTCCAAGCCTCGTCGCCAGAGCAGCGAGGACTACACAATCCTAACGTGGAGTACGTTCCTTACCAAGAGATGAAGACGAGGATCTTAAAAATAGTGGATGGTTACAAGGG AATCCCATTCACCATCCAGCGTCTGTGTGAACTGCTGATGGACCCGAAGAGAAACTACGCAGGAACAGAAAAGTTTCTCAGGGGTTTGGAGAAG AATGTGATGGTGGTCAGCTGTGTGTATCCCACGTCAGA ATGTTTTGTGCCTGTCTACGTCTCTCCAAGGAAAAATGGTGCGTCCAGTGTGAACCGAATGAACGGAGTGATGTTTCCTGGCAGCTCCTCTCTGTATTCAGACAG TCAAAATGTAAATGGACCAGCTTTGCCAAAATCCCTCAACAGACCAAAGTTGTCGTTGTCAACTCTGCTTCCCACCAACGGGCTCCCGGACCGTCCTGTGGGCAAAGAGCCAGCGATGAGCACAGAGGAGGTCGTCCGGCACCATGTCAG TGACTCGTCGCAGTCGGAAAGTGAAATGACACCAAACAGCGGGACGAAAAACAAAcaccctgaggaggaggaggaggaggaggaagattcaGACGCTGACAAGCAAGATGTCAAGAGGCTCAAGTTCGATGAAACGGAAAGCGAAGAAAAAGAGTCACCGTGTCATAAAGGGTCGGAGAGCTCGTCGTCGGAGTCTTCAAAAGACTCTTGTGGTGACGAGGACCAAAGTGGATCATCCTGTGACACGACGTGTGACCGTG atcCCAGGAGCCCAGGGACAGAAATCTTGTGTGGGACGGGAGAAGAAGTCCACGGTGTCGTGGACCAGCCTGAACCTCCTGCTCCATCAGGGGAGAGCACGAGCTCGGAGCGGGACAATGAcgatagcagcagcagcgtcgtcAACAGCGACGGAGAGAGTCCGCCCAGCGACAAGCctgtcccctcctcccccccctcctcctcctcctcctctagtAGTTCACCCGACCGGTCAGCAGAGGGCGATGCTGACGGCTCACACAGCACAGACGCTGCAGTCGAGCCCGGGGAACACGACTGA
- the LOC118317020 gene encoding serine/threonine-protein phosphatase 4 regulatory subunit 2 isoform X6 encodes MRSRHCTALHCQQLLCWLASQLATCYCQLASCFLTGGLGHTVMDIDALLEAFQDFEKKGKKETCPVLEQFLCHVAKTGQPPILWPQLKDYFMFKLEKVMEDFQASSPEQRGLHNPNVEYVPYQEMKTRILKIVDGYKGIPFTIQRLCELLMDPKRNYAGTEKFLRGLEKNVMVVSCVYPTSEKNGASSVNRMNGVMFPGSSSLYSDSQNVNGPALPKSLNRPKLSLSTLLPTNGLPDRPVGKEPAMSTEEVVRHHVSDSSQSESEMTPNSGTKNKHPEEEEEEEEDSDADKQDVKRLKFDETESEEKESPCHKGSESSSSESSKDSCGDEDQSGSSCDTTCDRDPRSPGTEILCGTGEEVHGVVDQPEPPAPSGESTSSERDNDDSSSSVVNSDGESPPSDKPVPSSPPSSSSSSSSSPDRSAEGDADGSHSTDAAVEPGEHD; translated from the exons ATGCGCAGTcgtcactgcactgcactgcactgccaGCAGCTGCTTTGTTGgttagctagccagctagctacgTGCTACTGCCAACTAGCTAGTTGTTTCCTGACAGGGGGACTGggacacacagttatggacatCGACGCGTTGCTGGAAGCGTTTCAAG ATTttgagaagaaggggaagaaagagaccTGTCCTGTACTAGAGCAGTTCCTGTGCCATGTTGCCAAGACGGGTCAGCCGCC GATCCTGTGGCCCCAGTTAAAAGATTACTTCATGTTTAAGTTGGAAAAAGTCATGGAGGACTTCCAAGCCTCGTCGCCAGAGCAGCGAGGACTACACAATCCTAACGTGGAGTACGTTCCTTACCAAGAGATGAAGACGAGGATCTTAAAAATAGTGGATGGTTACAAGGG AATCCCATTCACCATCCAGCGTCTGTGTGAACTGCTGATGGACCCGAAGAGAAACTACGCAGGAACAGAAAAGTTTCTCAGGGGTTTGGAGAAG AATGTGATGGTGGTCAGCTGTGTGTATCCCACGTCAGA GAAAAATGGTGCGTCCAGTGTGAACCGAATGAACGGAGTGATGTTTCCTGGCAGCTCCTCTCTGTATTCAGACAG TCAAAATGTAAATGGACCAGCTTTGCCAAAATCCCTCAACAGACCAAAGTTGTCGTTGTCAACTCTGCTTCCCACCAACGGGCTCCCGGACCGTCCTGTGGGCAAAGAGCCAGCGATGAGCACAGAGGAGGTCGTCCGGCACCATGTCAG TGACTCGTCGCAGTCGGAAAGTGAAATGACACCAAACAGCGGGACGAAAAACAAAcaccctgaggaggaggaggaggaggaggaagattcaGACGCTGACAAGCAAGATGTCAAGAGGCTCAAGTTCGATGAAACGGAAAGCGAAGAAAAAGAGTCACCGTGTCATAAAGGGTCGGAGAGCTCGTCGTCGGAGTCTTCAAAAGACTCTTGTGGTGACGAGGACCAAAGTGGATCATCCTGTGACACGACGTGTGACCGTG atcCCAGGAGCCCAGGGACAGAAATCTTGTGTGGGACGGGAGAAGAAGTCCACGGTGTCGTGGACCAGCCTGAACCTCCTGCTCCATCAGGGGAGAGCACGAGCTCGGAGCGGGACAATGAcgatagcagcagcagcgtcgtcAACAGCGACGGAGAGAGTCCGCCCAGCGACAAGCctgtcccctcctcccccccctcctcctcctcctcctctagtAGTTCACCCGACCGGTCAGCAGAGGGCGATGCTGACGGCTCACACAGCACAGACGCTGCAGTCGAGCCCGGGGAACACGACTGA
- the LOC118317020 gene encoding serine/threonine-protein phosphatase 4 regulatory subunit 2 isoform X2, with translation MRSRHCTALHCQQLLCWLASQLATCYCQLASCFLTGGLGHTVMDIDALLEAFQDFEKKGKKETCPVLEQFLCHVAKTGQPPLASPISSRILWPQLKDYFMFKLEKVMEDFQASSPEQRGLHNPNVEYVPYQEMKTRILKIVDGYKGIPFTIQRLCELLMDPKRNYAGTEKFLRGLEKNVMVVSCVYPTSECFVPVYVSPRKNGASSVNRMNGVMFPGSSSLYSDSQNVNGPALPKSLNRPKLSLSTLLPTNGLPDRPVGKEPAMSTEEVVRHHVSDSSQSESEMTPNSGTKNKHPEEEEEEEEDSDADKQDVKRLKFDETESEEKESPCHKGSESSSSESSKDSCGDEDQSGSSCDTTCDRDPRSPGTEILCGTGEEVHGVVDQPEPPAPSGESTSSERDNDDSSSSVVNSDGESPPSDKPVPSSPPSSSSSSSSSPDRSAEGDADGSHSTDAAVEPGEHD, from the exons ATGCGCAGTcgtcactgcactgcactgcactgccaGCAGCTGCTTTGTTGgttagctagccagctagctacgTGCTACTGCCAACTAGCTAGTTGTTTCCTGACAGGGGGACTGggacacacagttatggacatCGACGCGTTGCTGGAAGCGTTTCAAG ATTttgagaagaaggggaagaaagagaccTGTCCTGTACTAGAGCAGTTCCTGTGCCATGTTGCCAAGACGGGTCAGCCGCC ACTTGCATCTCCAATATCTTCCAGGATCCTGTGGCCCCAGTTAAAAGATTACTTCATGTTTAAGTTGGAAAAAGTCATGGAGGACTTCCAAGCCTCGTCGCCAGAGCAGCGAGGACTACACAATCCTAACGTGGAGTACGTTCCTTACCAAGAGATGAAGACGAGGATCTTAAAAATAGTGGATGGTTACAAGGG AATCCCATTCACCATCCAGCGTCTGTGTGAACTGCTGATGGACCCGAAGAGAAACTACGCAGGAACAGAAAAGTTTCTCAGGGGTTTGGAGAAG AATGTGATGGTGGTCAGCTGTGTGTATCCCACGTCAGA ATGTTTTGTGCCTGTCTACGTCTCTCCAAGGAAAAATGGTGCGTCCAGTGTGAACCGAATGAACGGAGTGATGTTTCCTGGCAGCTCCTCTCTGTATTCAGACAG TCAAAATGTAAATGGACCAGCTTTGCCAAAATCCCTCAACAGACCAAAGTTGTCGTTGTCAACTCTGCTTCCCACCAACGGGCTCCCGGACCGTCCTGTGGGCAAAGAGCCAGCGATGAGCACAGAGGAGGTCGTCCGGCACCATGTCAG TGACTCGTCGCAGTCGGAAAGTGAAATGACACCAAACAGCGGGACGAAAAACAAAcaccctgaggaggaggaggaggaggaggaagattcaGACGCTGACAAGCAAGATGTCAAGAGGCTCAAGTTCGATGAAACGGAAAGCGAAGAAAAAGAGTCACCGTGTCATAAAGGGTCGGAGAGCTCGTCGTCGGAGTCTTCAAAAGACTCTTGTGGTGACGAGGACCAAAGTGGATCATCCTGTGACACGACGTGTGACCGTG atcCCAGGAGCCCAGGGACAGAAATCTTGTGTGGGACGGGAGAAGAAGTCCACGGTGTCGTGGACCAGCCTGAACCTCCTGCTCCATCAGGGGAGAGCACGAGCTCGGAGCGGGACAATGAcgatagcagcagcagcgtcgtcAACAGCGACGGAGAGAGTCCGCCCAGCGACAAGCctgtcccctcctcccccccctcctcctcctcctcctctagtAGTTCACCCGACCGGTCAGCAGAGGGCGATGCTGACGGCTCACACAGCACAGACGCTGCAGTCGAGCCCGGGGAACACGACTGA
- the LOC118317020 gene encoding serine/threonine-protein phosphatase 4 regulatory subunit 2 isoform X1, giving the protein MLTFRTFTITFRVVNSTSVFDSSRFLHEGDTKDPRGANVIHPCQPFLSWLPQEVLLATNFEKKGKKETCPVLEQFLCHVAKTGQPPLASPISSRILWPQLKDYFMFKLEKVMEDFQASSPEQRGLHNPNVEYVPYQEMKTRILKIVDGYKGIPFTIQRLCELLMDPKRNYAGTEKFLRGLEKNVMVVSCVYPTSECFVPVYVSPRKNGASSVNRMNGVMFPGSSSLYSDSQNVNGPALPKSLNRPKLSLSTLLPTNGLPDRPVGKEPAMSTEEVVRHHVSDSSQSESEMTPNSGTKNKHPEEEEEEEEDSDADKQDVKRLKFDETESEEKESPCHKGSESSSSESSKDSCGDEDQSGSSCDTTCDRDPRSPGTEILCGTGEEVHGVVDQPEPPAPSGESTSSERDNDDSSSSVVNSDGESPPSDKPVPSSPPSSSSSSSSSPDRSAEGDADGSHSTDAAVEPGEHD; this is encoded by the exons ATGCTAACGTTCCGAACTTTCACGATAACTTTCCGCGTAGTGAACTCGACATCGGTGTTTGACAGCAGCAGGTTCCTGCACGAGGGCGATACGAAGGATCCGCGAGGAGCCAACGTGATTCATCCTTGtcaaccttttctttcttgGCTGCCACAGGAAGTCCTGTTAGCTACAA ATTttgagaagaaggggaagaaagagaccTGTCCTGTACTAGAGCAGTTCCTGTGCCATGTTGCCAAGACGGGTCAGCCGCC ACTTGCATCTCCAATATCTTCCAGGATCCTGTGGCCCCAGTTAAAAGATTACTTCATGTTTAAGTTGGAAAAAGTCATGGAGGACTTCCAAGCCTCGTCGCCAGAGCAGCGAGGACTACACAATCCTAACGTGGAGTACGTTCCTTACCAAGAGATGAAGACGAGGATCTTAAAAATAGTGGATGGTTACAAGGG AATCCCATTCACCATCCAGCGTCTGTGTGAACTGCTGATGGACCCGAAGAGAAACTACGCAGGAACAGAAAAGTTTCTCAGGGGTTTGGAGAAG AATGTGATGGTGGTCAGCTGTGTGTATCCCACGTCAGA ATGTTTTGTGCCTGTCTACGTCTCTCCAAGGAAAAATGGTGCGTCCAGTGTGAACCGAATGAACGGAGTGATGTTTCCTGGCAGCTCCTCTCTGTATTCAGACAG TCAAAATGTAAATGGACCAGCTTTGCCAAAATCCCTCAACAGACCAAAGTTGTCGTTGTCAACTCTGCTTCCCACCAACGGGCTCCCGGACCGTCCTGTGGGCAAAGAGCCAGCGATGAGCACAGAGGAGGTCGTCCGGCACCATGTCAG TGACTCGTCGCAGTCGGAAAGTGAAATGACACCAAACAGCGGGACGAAAAACAAAcaccctgaggaggaggaggaggaggaggaagattcaGACGCTGACAAGCAAGATGTCAAGAGGCTCAAGTTCGATGAAACGGAAAGCGAAGAAAAAGAGTCACCGTGTCATAAAGGGTCGGAGAGCTCGTCGTCGGAGTCTTCAAAAGACTCTTGTGGTGACGAGGACCAAAGTGGATCATCCTGTGACACGACGTGTGACCGTG atcCCAGGAGCCCAGGGACAGAAATCTTGTGTGGGACGGGAGAAGAAGTCCACGGTGTCGTGGACCAGCCTGAACCTCCTGCTCCATCAGGGGAGAGCACGAGCTCGGAGCGGGACAATGAcgatagcagcagcagcgtcgtcAACAGCGACGGAGAGAGTCCGCCCAGCGACAAGCctgtcccctcctcccccccctcctcctcctcctcctctagtAGTTCACCCGACCGGTCAGCAGAGGGCGATGCTGACGGCTCACACAGCACAGACGCTGCAGTCGAGCCCGGGGAACACGACTGA
- the LOC118317020 gene encoding serine/threonine-protein phosphatase 4 regulatory subunit 2 isoform X3, with protein MLTFRTFTITFRVVNSTSVFDSSRFLHEGDTKDPRGANVIHPCQPFLSWLPQEVLLATNFEKKGKKETCPVLEQFLCHVAKTGQPPILWPQLKDYFMFKLEKVMEDFQASSPEQRGLHNPNVEYVPYQEMKTRILKIVDGYKGIPFTIQRLCELLMDPKRNYAGTEKFLRGLEKNVMVVSCVYPTSECFVPVYVSPRKNGASSVNRMNGVMFPGSSSLYSDSQNVNGPALPKSLNRPKLSLSTLLPTNGLPDRPVGKEPAMSTEEVVRHHVSDSSQSESEMTPNSGTKNKHPEEEEEEEEDSDADKQDVKRLKFDETESEEKESPCHKGSESSSSESSKDSCGDEDQSGSSCDTTCDRDPRSPGTEILCGTGEEVHGVVDQPEPPAPSGESTSSERDNDDSSSSVVNSDGESPPSDKPVPSSPPSSSSSSSSSPDRSAEGDADGSHSTDAAVEPGEHD; from the exons ATGCTAACGTTCCGAACTTTCACGATAACTTTCCGCGTAGTGAACTCGACATCGGTGTTTGACAGCAGCAGGTTCCTGCACGAGGGCGATACGAAGGATCCGCGAGGAGCCAACGTGATTCATCCTTGtcaaccttttctttcttgGCTGCCACAGGAAGTCCTGTTAGCTACAA ATTttgagaagaaggggaagaaagagaccTGTCCTGTACTAGAGCAGTTCCTGTGCCATGTTGCCAAGACGGGTCAGCCGCC GATCCTGTGGCCCCAGTTAAAAGATTACTTCATGTTTAAGTTGGAAAAAGTCATGGAGGACTTCCAAGCCTCGTCGCCAGAGCAGCGAGGACTACACAATCCTAACGTGGAGTACGTTCCTTACCAAGAGATGAAGACGAGGATCTTAAAAATAGTGGATGGTTACAAGGG AATCCCATTCACCATCCAGCGTCTGTGTGAACTGCTGATGGACCCGAAGAGAAACTACGCAGGAACAGAAAAGTTTCTCAGGGGTTTGGAGAAG AATGTGATGGTGGTCAGCTGTGTGTATCCCACGTCAGA ATGTTTTGTGCCTGTCTACGTCTCTCCAAGGAAAAATGGTGCGTCCAGTGTGAACCGAATGAACGGAGTGATGTTTCCTGGCAGCTCCTCTCTGTATTCAGACAG TCAAAATGTAAATGGACCAGCTTTGCCAAAATCCCTCAACAGACCAAAGTTGTCGTTGTCAACTCTGCTTCCCACCAACGGGCTCCCGGACCGTCCTGTGGGCAAAGAGCCAGCGATGAGCACAGAGGAGGTCGTCCGGCACCATGTCAG TGACTCGTCGCAGTCGGAAAGTGAAATGACACCAAACAGCGGGACGAAAAACAAAcaccctgaggaggaggaggaggaggaggaagattcaGACGCTGACAAGCAAGATGTCAAGAGGCTCAAGTTCGATGAAACGGAAAGCGAAGAAAAAGAGTCACCGTGTCATAAAGGGTCGGAGAGCTCGTCGTCGGAGTCTTCAAAAGACTCTTGTGGTGACGAGGACCAAAGTGGATCATCCTGTGACACGACGTGTGACCGTG atcCCAGGAGCCCAGGGACAGAAATCTTGTGTGGGACGGGAGAAGAAGTCCACGGTGTCGTGGACCAGCCTGAACCTCCTGCTCCATCAGGGGAGAGCACGAGCTCGGAGCGGGACAATGAcgatagcagcagcagcgtcgtcAACAGCGACGGAGAGAGTCCGCCCAGCGACAAGCctgtcccctcctcccccccctcctcctcctcctcctctagtAGTTCACCCGACCGGTCAGCAGAGGGCGATGCTGACGGCTCACACAGCACAGACGCTGCAGTCGAGCCCGGGGAACACGACTGA
- the LOC118317020 gene encoding serine/threonine-protein phosphatase 4 regulatory subunit 2 isoform X4 has product MLTFRTFTITFRVVNSTSVFDSSRFLHEGDTKDPRGANVIHPCQPFLSWLPQEVLLATNFEKKGKKETCPVLEQFLCHVAKTGQPPLASPISSRILWPQLKDYFMFKLEKVMEDFQASSPEQRGLHNPNVEYVPYQEMKTRILKIVDGYKGIPFTIQRLCELLMDPKRNYAGTEKFLRGLEKNVMVVSCVYPTSEKNGASSVNRMNGVMFPGSSSLYSDSQNVNGPALPKSLNRPKLSLSTLLPTNGLPDRPVGKEPAMSTEEVVRHHVSDSSQSESEMTPNSGTKNKHPEEEEEEEEDSDADKQDVKRLKFDETESEEKESPCHKGSESSSSESSKDSCGDEDQSGSSCDTTCDRDPRSPGTEILCGTGEEVHGVVDQPEPPAPSGESTSSERDNDDSSSSVVNSDGESPPSDKPVPSSPPSSSSSSSSSPDRSAEGDADGSHSTDAAVEPGEHD; this is encoded by the exons ATGCTAACGTTCCGAACTTTCACGATAACTTTCCGCGTAGTGAACTCGACATCGGTGTTTGACAGCAGCAGGTTCCTGCACGAGGGCGATACGAAGGATCCGCGAGGAGCCAACGTGATTCATCCTTGtcaaccttttctttcttgGCTGCCACAGGAAGTCCTGTTAGCTACAA ATTttgagaagaaggggaagaaagagaccTGTCCTGTACTAGAGCAGTTCCTGTGCCATGTTGCCAAGACGGGTCAGCCGCC ACTTGCATCTCCAATATCTTCCAGGATCCTGTGGCCCCAGTTAAAAGATTACTTCATGTTTAAGTTGGAAAAAGTCATGGAGGACTTCCAAGCCTCGTCGCCAGAGCAGCGAGGACTACACAATCCTAACGTGGAGTACGTTCCTTACCAAGAGATGAAGACGAGGATCTTAAAAATAGTGGATGGTTACAAGGG AATCCCATTCACCATCCAGCGTCTGTGTGAACTGCTGATGGACCCGAAGAGAAACTACGCAGGAACAGAAAAGTTTCTCAGGGGTTTGGAGAAG AATGTGATGGTGGTCAGCTGTGTGTATCCCACGTCAGA GAAAAATGGTGCGTCCAGTGTGAACCGAATGAACGGAGTGATGTTTCCTGGCAGCTCCTCTCTGTATTCAGACAG TCAAAATGTAAATGGACCAGCTTTGCCAAAATCCCTCAACAGACCAAAGTTGTCGTTGTCAACTCTGCTTCCCACCAACGGGCTCCCGGACCGTCCTGTGGGCAAAGAGCCAGCGATGAGCACAGAGGAGGTCGTCCGGCACCATGTCAG TGACTCGTCGCAGTCGGAAAGTGAAATGACACCAAACAGCGGGACGAAAAACAAAcaccctgaggaggaggaggaggaggaggaagattcaGACGCTGACAAGCAAGATGTCAAGAGGCTCAAGTTCGATGAAACGGAAAGCGAAGAAAAAGAGTCACCGTGTCATAAAGGGTCGGAGAGCTCGTCGTCGGAGTCTTCAAAAGACTCTTGTGGTGACGAGGACCAAAGTGGATCATCCTGTGACACGACGTGTGACCGTG atcCCAGGAGCCCAGGGACAGAAATCTTGTGTGGGACGGGAGAAGAAGTCCACGGTGTCGTGGACCAGCCTGAACCTCCTGCTCCATCAGGGGAGAGCACGAGCTCGGAGCGGGACAATGAcgatagcagcagcagcgtcgtcAACAGCGACGGAGAGAGTCCGCCCAGCGACAAGCctgtcccctcctcccccccctcctcctcctcctcctctagtAGTTCACCCGACCGGTCAGCAGAGGGCGATGCTGACGGCTCACACAGCACAGACGCTGCAGTCGAGCCCGGGGAACACGACTGA
- the guca1b gene encoding guanylyl cyclase-activating protein 2: MGQRLSEDSDPDKEIDVAELQEWYKKFVVECPSGTLYRHEFKSFFGVTENKEAADYIENMFRAFDRNGDNTIDFLEYVAALNLVLRGKLEHKLKWTFRMYDKDGSGCIDKTELLEIVESIYRLKKACHGELDDECNLLSPDQVVDRIFELVDENGDGELSLDEFIDGAQRDKWVMKMLQMDVNPGDWMDGRRRSANF; the protein is encoded by the exons ATGGGTCAGCGCCTGAGTGAGGACAGCGACCCGGACAAGGAGATCGACGTGGCGGAGCTGCAGGAGTGGTACAAGAAGTTTGTGGTGGAATGTCCGAGTGGGACTCTCTACAGACACGAGTTCAAGAGCTTCTTCGGCGTCACGGAGAACAAGGAGGCGGCAGATtatattgaaaatatgtttcGAGCCTTCGACAGGAACGGA GACAACACCATCGATTTCCTGGAGTACGTTGCAGCCTTGAACTTGGTGCTGAGGGGGAAACTGGAGCATAAACTCAAGTGGACATTCAGAATGTACGACAAAGACGGAAGTGGATGCATCGACAAAACGGAGCTGCTCGAAATCGTGGAG TCCATCTATCGCCTGAAGAAAGCCTGTCACGGAGAGCTGGACGACGAGTGCAATCTGCTGAGCCCCGACCAAGTGGTGGACCGCATATTTGAGCTGGTGGATGAAAATGGAGATG GGGAGCTCTCGCTGGACGAGTTCATCGACGGAGCTCAGAGGGACAAGTGGGTGATGAAGATGCTGCAGATGGACGTGAACCCGGGCGACTGGATGGACGGGCGACGACGCAGTGCAAACTTCTGA